From a single Couchioplanes caeruleus genomic region:
- a CDS encoding PQQ-dependent sugar dehydrogenase, with amino-acid sequence MPRYRSGAAVAVLTAGLLVAVASPARAHDVDPTDYQQVTLAKGVDEVGEPMALAVLPDRSVLHTARNGTLRRTDANGTTTVIGTLAVYNHDEEGLQGVGVDPGFSSNRQIYLYYAPPLSTPPGDAPATGSNWSAWQGVNRLSRYTLNADFTLNTASKVDVLDVPADRGLCCHVGGDIDFDAAGNLYLSTGDDSNPFDSAGYAPIDERTDRNPGYDAQRSAGNTNDLRGKVLRIKVNANGSYSVPSGNLFAPGTPNTRPEIYAMGFRNPFRMSVDKATGVVYLGDYGPDAGSTDPNRGPGGQVEFNRITSPGNYGWPYCTGSNTSAETYNEWNFATNSTGPKYDCAGGPTNNSFRNTGQTKLPPARPAWIKYGGDSGTPPEFGGGSESPMAGPVYRFDPNLNSPTKFPAGLDGHFFAGELGRGWIKPIHVGADGSVGEISSFPWSGKQVMDMAFGPDGALYVLDYGTGYFNGDANSALYRFDYLAGSNRAPTAVASANRTSGQAPLSVTFSSAGSSDPEGSALTYRWAFGDGSTSTAANPTKTYTTNGTYSATLTVTDAEGLTGTASVQITVGNTAPTVRINSPNNGSLFAYGDTIPFSITVTDPEDTSIDCAKVKMTYVLGHDSHGHQITSQNGCTGSITIPVDGEHDAAANIFAVFDAEYTDAGGLTTHTQHTLQPRHRQAEHYKTSSGVDAITKTQAEGGRTVGNIDNGDWIAFEPYRLDNATSFTARVSSGGAGGTLQVRTGSPTGTILGSATVPVTGGWETFTDVTGTISGAPAAAGTLYLTFSGGTGALFDVDAFTLNGSGGPRTGPVRGLANKCLDISGGATADGTKIQLYTCNNTAAQNWTVTPNSTFKALGKCLDVAGGGTTNGTKVQLYTCNNSGAQVWSAQPDGTVRNPQSGRCLDVSNNSSADGQQIHIWDCLGAANQKWVLP; translated from the coding sequence ATGCCCAGATATCGATCAGGCGCCGCGGTCGCCGTGCTGACGGCCGGCCTGCTGGTCGCCGTCGCCTCCCCCGCGCGCGCCCACGACGTCGACCCCACCGACTACCAGCAGGTCACCCTCGCCAAGGGCGTCGACGAGGTCGGCGAGCCGATGGCCCTGGCCGTCCTGCCCGACCGGTCCGTGCTGCACACCGCCCGCAACGGCACGCTGCGGCGTACGGACGCGAACGGCACCACCACCGTCATCGGCACGCTCGCCGTCTACAACCACGACGAGGAGGGGCTGCAGGGCGTCGGCGTCGACCCGGGCTTCAGCAGCAACCGCCAGATCTACTTGTACTACGCGCCGCCGCTGTCCACGCCCCCCGGCGACGCCCCGGCGACCGGCAGCAACTGGTCCGCGTGGCAGGGCGTCAACCGGCTCTCCCGGTACACGCTCAACGCCGACTTCACCCTCAACACCGCCAGCAAGGTGGACGTCCTCGACGTGCCCGCCGACCGCGGCCTGTGCTGCCACGTCGGCGGCGACATCGACTTCGACGCGGCGGGCAACCTCTACCTGTCCACCGGCGACGACTCCAACCCGTTCGACTCGGCCGGGTACGCGCCCATCGACGAGCGCACCGACCGCAACCCCGGGTACGACGCGCAGCGCAGCGCCGGCAACACCAACGACCTGCGCGGCAAGGTGCTGCGGATCAAGGTGAACGCGAACGGGTCGTACTCCGTCCCGAGCGGCAACCTCTTCGCCCCGGGTACGCCGAACACCCGCCCCGAGATCTACGCGATGGGCTTCCGCAATCCGTTCCGGATGAGCGTCGACAAGGCGACCGGCGTGGTCTACCTCGGCGACTACGGCCCCGACGCGGGCAGCACCGACCCGAACCGGGGCCCCGGCGGCCAGGTCGAGTTCAACCGGATCACCAGCCCCGGCAACTACGGGTGGCCGTACTGCACGGGCTCCAACACCAGCGCCGAGACGTACAACGAGTGGAACTTCGCCACCAACAGCACCGGGCCCAAGTACGACTGCGCGGGCGGCCCGACGAACAACTCGTTCCGCAACACCGGCCAGACCAAGCTGCCCCCGGCGCGGCCGGCCTGGATCAAGTACGGCGGCGACAGCGGCACCCCGCCCGAGTTCGGCGGCGGCTCCGAGTCCCCGATGGCCGGCCCGGTCTACCGCTTCGACCCGAACCTGAACTCGCCCACGAAGTTCCCGGCCGGCCTCGACGGCCACTTCTTCGCCGGCGAGCTGGGCCGCGGCTGGATCAAGCCCATCCACGTCGGCGCGGACGGCTCGGTCGGCGAGATCTCGTCCTTCCCGTGGAGCGGCAAGCAGGTCATGGACATGGCGTTCGGGCCGGACGGCGCCCTGTACGTCCTCGACTACGGCACCGGCTACTTCAACGGCGACGCCAACTCGGCGCTCTACCGCTTCGACTACCTGGCCGGCTCCAACCGGGCCCCCACCGCCGTGGCGAGCGCGAACCGCACCTCCGGGCAGGCGCCGCTGAGCGTCACGTTCTCCTCGGCGGGCTCGTCGGATCCCGAGGGTTCGGCGCTGACGTACCGCTGGGCGTTCGGTGACGGCAGCACGTCGACCGCGGCCAACCCGACGAAGACGTACACCACGAACGGGACGTACTCCGCGACGCTGACGGTGACCGACGCCGAGGGCCTGACCGGCACCGCGAGCGTGCAGATCACGGTCGGCAACACCGCGCCGACGGTCCGGATCAACAGCCCCAACAACGGATCGCTCTTCGCGTACGGCGACACGATCCCGTTCTCGATCACCGTGACCGACCCGGAGGACACGTCCATCGACTGCGCCAAGGTCAAGATGACGTACGTGCTGGGCCACGACAGCCACGGCCACCAGATCACGTCGCAGAACGGCTGCACCGGCTCGATCACGATCCCGGTCGACGGCGAGCACGACGCGGCGGCGAACATCTTCGCGGTCTTCGACGCCGAGTACACCGACGCGGGCGGGCTGACCACGCACACCCAGCACACCCTGCAGCCCCGGCACCGGCAGGCGGAGCACTACAAGACCTCCTCCGGCGTCGACGCCATCACCAAGACGCAGGCCGAGGGCGGCCGGACGGTCGGCAACATCGACAACGGCGACTGGATCGCGTTCGAGCCGTACCGGCTGGACAACGCCACGTCCTTCACCGCGCGGGTCTCCTCCGGCGGCGCGGGCGGCACGCTGCAGGTCCGTACGGGCTCGCCCACCGGCACGATCCTCGGCTCGGCCACGGTCCCGGTGACCGGCGGCTGGGAGACGTTCACCGACGTGACCGGCACGATCAGCGGCGCCCCGGCCGCCGCCGGCACGCTCTACCTGACCTTCTCCGGCGGCACGGGCGCGCTCTTCGACGTGGACGCGTTCACGCTCAACGGCTCGGGCGGCCCCCGCACCGGGCCCGTCCGCGGCCTGGCGAACAAGTGCCTCGACATCTCCGGCGGGGCCACCGCGGACGGCACGAAGATCCAGCTCTACACCTGCAACAACACAGCGGCGCAGAACTGGACCGTCACGCCGAACAGCACGTTCAAGGCGCTCGGCAAGTGCCTCGACGTGGCGGGCGGCGGCACCACCAACGGCACCAAGGTCCAGCTGTACACCTGCAACAACAGCGGCGCGCAGGTCTGGTCGGCCCAGCCCGACGGCACTGTCCGCAACCCGCAGTCGGGCCGGTGCCTCGACGTGTCCAACAACAGCTCCGCCGACGGCCAGCAGATCCACATCTGGGACTGCCTGGGCGCGGCCAACCAGAAGTGGGTGCTCCCATGA
- a CDS encoding PH domain-containing protein, with product MTAPVYDSKGQFQQIQSGLLDGEQIIAVYDAVGVGTGFIGLTNRRVIIQDKSFAGKRFAITSIPYSKISSVSVVSNKSWVGQYFSTGTIAITVGQHVYEVEFRGSEKTHHVHNVILHYAS from the coding sequence ATGACGGCTCCCGTGTACGACAGCAAGGGCCAGTTCCAGCAGATCCAGTCGGGTCTGCTCGACGGCGAGCAGATCATCGCGGTCTACGACGCGGTCGGCGTCGGCACCGGCTTCATCGGCCTCACCAACCGCCGGGTGATCATCCAGGACAAGTCCTTCGCCGGGAAGCGCTTCGCGATCACCAGCATCCCGTATTCGAAGATCAGCAGTGTGAGCGTGGTCAGCAACAAGAGCTGGGTGGGGCAGTACTTCTCGACCGGGACCATCGCCATCACCGTCGGCCAGCACGTCTACGAGGTGGAGTTCCGCGGCTCCGAGAAGACCCACCACGTGCACAACGTCATCCTGCACTACGCGTCCTGA
- a CDS encoding 4a-hydroxytetrahydrobiopterin dehydratase produces the protein MRGRKARGARSDYLSDALAVLGGWTQDGVQLRRVLVCDDSQHAALTERIKVAADTLRLRPRIHRTDGHTQILLGAPDGQAITDGEVTLAARIEDAYRTVVGPQ, from the coding sequence ATGCGGGGCAGGAAAGCACGGGGAGCCCGCTCCGATTACCTGAGCGACGCGCTGGCGGTGCTCGGCGGCTGGACGCAGGACGGCGTTCAGCTCAGGCGCGTGCTCGTGTGCGACGACAGTCAGCATGCCGCACTGACCGAGCGGATCAAGGTAGCGGCCGACACACTGCGCCTGCGCCCCCGGATCCACCGCACGGACGGTCACACGCAGATCCTGCTCGGCGCGCCGGACGGCCAGGCCATCACCGATGGTGAGGTCACCCTGGCGGCGCGGATCGAGGACGCGTACCGCACGGTGGTCGGCCCGCAGTAA
- a CDS encoding (deoxy)nucleoside triphosphate pyrophosphohydrolase, which produces MIVAAVIVSGGRVLACERSAPPEVAGRWEFPGGKVEPGESDAEALARECAEELGVRVEVGARVGPDVPLAHGRAVLRVFAVTLLNGDEPRALEHTAMRWLAADELDSVPWLPADRPIVAELPGLLAADRPA; this is translated from the coding sequence GTGATTGTGGCGGCCGTGATCGTCAGCGGCGGCCGGGTGCTCGCGTGTGAGCGGTCCGCTCCGCCCGAGGTCGCCGGGCGGTGGGAGTTCCCCGGCGGCAAGGTGGAGCCGGGCGAGAGCGACGCCGAGGCCCTCGCCCGCGAATGCGCAGAAGAGCTCGGCGTGCGGGTCGAGGTGGGCGCCCGGGTGGGTCCGGACGTGCCGCTGGCGCACGGCCGTGCCGTCCTGCGCGTCTTCGCGGTGACGCTGCTGAACGGCGACGAGCCGCGCGCCCTGGAACACACGGCGATGCGCTGGCTGGCGGCGGACGAGCTGGACAGCGTGCCGTGGCTGCCCGCCGACAGACCGATCGTGGCGGAGCTGCCCGGGCTACTGGCCGCCGATCGTCCGGCGTAG
- a CDS encoding long-chain-fatty-acid--CoA ligase: protein MTQLSLAAVLAEGARKYPDKVAVIDGPLRITYRDLWAQARSYAAALQQLGIGPDDTVAVVIPNVTDFPRVYYGALAAGARVVPVHLLLTADEMAYVLRDSGASVVVAHSSQLRTAAAAAAQTGAKLVTVGPLPPDLPEAPQRLEDVAASASPLPTYVSRGAEDVAVVFYTSGTTGEPKGALLTHLNLVMNATVNVFDANDARVDDVVMGCLPLFHTFGQTVGMNGTFRLGATLVLLARFTGEAAIDLMVRENVTVFHGVPTMYVALLEAAAKADRLPDLRLCVSGGASLPMAVLEKFNETFHALIYEGYGLSETSPTATTNQPAFGTRPGSIGHAIWGVEVEIARAEVDERIELLPTGELGEIVIRGHNVFAGYLNRPEETAHAVVDGWFRSGDLGTKDAEGFITIVDRKKDLIIRGGFNVYPRDVEEVLARHPAVVQVAVIGVPDEMHGEEICAVIVPEPGGAVTQQEIIDWAKERLGRHKYPRQVRFVEALPMGPSFKVLKRELRRTIGGQ, encoded by the coding sequence ATGACCCAGCTGAGCCTGGCCGCCGTCCTTGCCGAGGGCGCCCGTAAGTATCCGGACAAGGTCGCGGTGATCGACGGCCCGCTGCGCATCACGTACCGGGACCTCTGGGCGCAGGCGCGCTCGTACGCGGCCGCCCTGCAGCAGCTCGGCATCGGACCGGACGACACCGTCGCCGTGGTCATCCCGAACGTCACGGACTTCCCCCGCGTGTACTACGGCGCGCTGGCCGCCGGGGCCCGCGTCGTACCGGTGCACCTGCTGCTCACCGCCGACGAGATGGCGTACGTCCTGCGCGACAGCGGCGCGAGCGTCGTCGTGGCGCACTCCAGCCAACTGCGGACGGCGGCGGCCGCGGCCGCGCAGACCGGCGCGAAGCTGGTCACCGTGGGCCCGTTGCCGCCGGATCTGCCGGAGGCTCCGCAACGGCTGGAGGACGTCGCCGCCTCCGCCTCGCCGCTGCCCACGTACGTGTCCCGCGGGGCGGAGGACGTGGCGGTGGTCTTCTACACCAGCGGGACCACCGGCGAGCCGAAGGGCGCCCTGCTCACCCACCTCAACCTGGTGATGAACGCGACCGTCAACGTGTTCGACGCCAACGACGCCCGGGTCGACGACGTGGTGATGGGCTGCCTGCCGCTGTTCCACACCTTCGGCCAGACCGTGGGCATGAACGGCACCTTCCGGCTCGGCGCCACGCTCGTCCTGCTGGCGCGCTTCACCGGCGAGGCGGCGATCGACCTGATGGTGCGGGAGAACGTGACGGTCTTCCACGGCGTACCGACGATGTACGTCGCGCTGCTGGAGGCGGCGGCCAAGGCGGACCGGCTCCCCGACCTGCGGCTCTGCGTCAGCGGTGGCGCCTCGCTCCCGATGGCCGTGCTGGAGAAGTTCAACGAGACGTTCCACGCGCTGATCTACGAGGGGTACGGGCTCTCCGAGACGTCGCCGACGGCCACCACCAACCAGCCGGCGTTCGGCACGCGCCCGGGCAGCATCGGGCACGCGATCTGGGGTGTCGAGGTGGAGATCGCCCGGGCCGAGGTGGACGAGCGCATCGAGCTGCTGCCCACCGGGGAGCTCGGCGAGATCGTGATCCGCGGGCACAACGTCTTCGCCGGCTACCTCAACCGGCCCGAGGAGACGGCCCACGCGGTGGTCGACGGCTGGTTCCGCAGCGGCGACCTGGGCACCAAGGACGCCGAGGGCTTCATCACGATCGTGGACCGCAAGAAGGATCTGATCATCCGCGGCGGCTTCAACGTCTATCCGCGCGACGTGGAGGAGGTGCTGGCACGCCATCCGGCCGTGGTCCAGGTCGCGGTCATCGGCGTACCGGACGAGATGCACGGCGAGGAGATCTGCGCCGTGATCGTGCCCGAGCCGGGCGGGGCGGTGACCCAGCAGGAGATCATCGACTGGGCGAAGGAGCGCCTGGGCCGGCACAAGTACCCGCGTCAGGTGCGCTTCGTGGAGGCGCTGCCGATGGGGCCCAGCTTCAAGGTGCTCAAGCGGGAACTACGCCGGACGATCGGCGGCCAGTAG
- a CDS encoding acyl-CoA dehydrogenase family protein: MDFSLSDEERAVRDTARQFITREVMPLEQEALRRERAHRPGLDRSELRELQLKAKKFGFWGLATPEEYGGMNLPAVMQSLIWTEVGRSFVQFRFGGEADNILFHANDEQKREYLVPTIEGDRISCFAITEPGAGSDAANIKLSARRDGDDWVLNGEKTFITNGNDADFVIVVAVTDREKGVRGGGTTAFLVDRDMGWRSEFIQTMGEGGPASLIFEDVRVPHRNILGEIGQGFELGMKWIGKGRYLIPSIALGIAARALGMAIDYANTRETFGRKIGENQAIQWMIADSEVELEAARWLILKAAWTVDQGEDPRHASSMAKLYGANMVNNVVDRVMQIHGGMGYTRELPIERWYRQVRLMRIYEGTDEMQRLIISRDLLRGYTKIGGHLA, encoded by the coding sequence GTGGACTTTTCACTCAGCGACGAAGAGCGGGCGGTCCGCGACACCGCTCGCCAGTTCATCACCCGCGAGGTCATGCCGCTCGAGCAGGAGGCGCTGCGCCGCGAGCGGGCCCACCGGCCCGGCCTGGACCGCAGCGAGCTGCGCGAGCTGCAGCTCAAGGCCAAGAAGTTCGGCTTCTGGGGCCTGGCGACCCCCGAGGAGTACGGCGGCATGAACCTGCCGGCCGTCATGCAGTCCCTGATCTGGACCGAGGTGGGCCGCAGCTTCGTCCAGTTCAGGTTCGGCGGCGAGGCGGACAACATCCTCTTCCACGCCAACGACGAGCAGAAGCGGGAATACCTGGTCCCGACGATCGAGGGCGACCGGATCTCCTGCTTCGCGATCACCGAGCCCGGCGCCGGCTCGGACGCGGCGAACATCAAGCTCAGCGCCCGCCGCGACGGCGACGACTGGGTGCTCAACGGCGAGAAGACGTTCATCACCAACGGCAACGACGCCGACTTCGTCATCGTGGTCGCGGTGACCGACCGGGAGAAGGGCGTCCGCGGCGGCGGCACCACCGCGTTCCTCGTCGACCGGGACATGGGGTGGCGCTCGGAGTTCATCCAGACCATGGGCGAGGGCGGCCCGGCCTCGCTGATCTTCGAGGACGTCCGGGTGCCGCACCGCAACATCCTCGGCGAGATCGGCCAGGGCTTCGAGCTGGGCATGAAGTGGATCGGCAAGGGCCGTTACCTCATCCCGTCCATCGCGCTGGGCATCGCCGCACGGGCGCTGGGGATGGCGATCGACTACGCGAACACCCGCGAGACCTTCGGCCGCAAGATCGGTGAGAACCAGGCGATCCAGTGGATGATCGCCGACTCCGAGGTGGAGCTCGAGGCGGCCCGCTGGCTCATTCTCAAGGCCGCCTGGACGGTCGACCAGGGCGAGGACCCGCGCCACGCCTCCTCGATGGCCAAGCTGTACGGCGCCAACATGGTCAACAACGTGGTGGACCGGGTCATGCAGATCCACGGCGGCATGGGTTACACCCGCGAGCTGCCGATCGAGCGCTGGTACCGGCAGGTCCGGCTGATGCGCATCTACGAGGGCACCGACGAGATGCAGCGCCTCATCATCTCCCGCGACCTGCTGCGCGGGTACACCAAGATCGGCGGGCACTTGGCATGA
- a CDS encoding TetR/AcrR family transcriptional regulator, whose product MARPRQTLLSRERIVEVAAALVDAEGLEAVSVRRLATELGVAGPSLYNHFATKNEILDAVADAVVAQVDVSFFATHGWQDALRLWARSYHAVLSTHPNIVPVLAQGPGRRPAALAMADTVYGGLIEGGWPPARATHIGALMRYLVTGSALGSFALGFDEDPQVYAERYPHLRDAHLLAEHRRSVDEGAFELGLETVVTGLEALKNGVLR is encoded by the coding sequence ATGGCCCGCCCCCGGCAGACCCTGCTCTCGCGGGAGCGCATCGTCGAGGTGGCCGCCGCGCTCGTCGACGCCGAAGGGCTCGAAGCCGTCTCGGTGCGCCGGCTCGCCACCGAGCTCGGGGTCGCCGGGCCGTCGCTCTACAACCACTTCGCCACCAAGAACGAGATCCTCGACGCGGTCGCCGACGCGGTGGTCGCCCAGGTCGACGTCTCGTTCTTCGCCACCCACGGGTGGCAGGACGCGCTGCGGCTCTGGGCCCGGTCGTACCACGCGGTGCTCAGCACCCACCCCAACATCGTCCCGGTACTGGCCCAGGGACCCGGCCGGCGCCCGGCCGCGCTCGCCATGGCCGACACCGTCTACGGCGGCCTGATCGAGGGCGGCTGGCCACCGGCCCGGGCCACCCACATCGGCGCGCTCATGCGCTACCTCGTCACCGGCTCCGCGCTCGGGTCGTTCGCGCTCGGCTTCGACGAGGACCCTCAGGTGTACGCCGAGCGCTACCCGCACCTGCGCGACGCCCACCTGCTCGCCGAGCACCGCCGCAGCGTCGACGAGGGCGCGTTCGAGCTCGGCCTGGAAACCGTCGTCACCGGCCTGGAGGCCCTGAAGAACGGAGTGCTGCGATGA
- a CDS encoding aldehyde dehydrogenase family protein: MNRDSLYIGGRWVPASSGETIAVENPATEETLGHVPAGSAEDVDRAVAAARAAFDDWAATPMAERGALLGKLHEALSARAGEIARTVGLELGAPLKVAKAVQAGLPLTVLRGYADHAAQPVEEETAGHSLIVREPVGVVGAITPWNYPLHQVVAKVAAALAAGCTVVLKPSELTPLVAYLLFDAADEAGLPAGVLNLVPGTGPVVGAAIAGHPDVDMVSFTGSTATGRAVSHAAADRIARVALELGGKSANVILEDADVTKAVKVGVGNAFLNSGQTCTAWTRMLVHRSHYAAAVELAASAAEAYRTGDPFDEATRLGPLVSAAQRERVRGFIDRADARLVTGNAPVPGKGYFVPATVFADVDPDSELAQEEIFGPVLSIIPFDDDDHAVRIANNSRYGLAGGVWGSPDRALAVARRMRTGAVDLNGAAFNPVAPFGGYKQSGFGRELGVHGLSEFQQTKAIQR, encoded by the coding sequence ATGAACCGGGACAGTCTCTACATCGGTGGCCGGTGGGTGCCGGCGTCCTCCGGCGAGACGATCGCCGTGGAGAACCCGGCGACCGAGGAGACCCTCGGGCACGTGCCGGCCGGGTCGGCCGAGGACGTGGACCGGGCCGTCGCCGCGGCGCGCGCCGCCTTCGACGACTGGGCCGCCACCCCGATGGCCGAACGCGGGGCCCTGCTCGGCAAGCTGCACGAGGCGCTCAGCGCCCGCGCCGGGGAGATCGCCCGTACGGTCGGGCTGGAGCTGGGCGCGCCGCTCAAGGTCGCCAAGGCGGTCCAGGCCGGACTTCCGCTCACCGTGCTGCGCGGGTACGCCGACCACGCCGCGCAACCGGTCGAGGAGGAGACGGCCGGCCACTCGCTGATCGTCCGCGAGCCGGTGGGCGTGGTCGGGGCCATCACCCCGTGGAACTATCCGCTGCACCAGGTCGTGGCGAAGGTGGCCGCCGCCCTGGCCGCCGGGTGCACGGTCGTGCTCAAGCCCAGCGAGCTGACCCCGCTGGTCGCGTACCTGCTCTTCGACGCGGCGGACGAGGCCGGGCTGCCCGCCGGCGTGCTGAACCTGGTCCCGGGCACCGGCCCGGTCGTCGGGGCGGCGATCGCCGGGCACCCGGACGTCGACATGGTCTCGTTCACCGGCTCCACGGCCACCGGCCGGGCGGTCTCGCACGCGGCCGCCGACCGGATCGCGCGCGTGGCCCTGGAGCTGGGCGGCAAGTCCGCCAACGTCATCCTCGAGGACGCCGACGTCACCAAGGCGGTCAAGGTCGGCGTCGGCAACGCGTTCCTCAACTCCGGCCAGACCTGTACGGCGTGGACCCGCATGCTCGTGCACCGCAGCCACTACGCCGCCGCCGTGGAGCTGGCCGCCTCGGCCGCGGAGGCGTACCGCACGGGAGACCCGTTCGACGAGGCCACCCGGCTCGGGCCGCTGGTGTCCGCGGCGCAGCGCGAGCGGGTACGCGGCTTCATCGACCGCGCCGACGCCCGGCTGGTCACCGGCAATGCGCCCGTACCCGGCAAGGGGTATTTCGTGCCCGCGACGGTGTTCGCCGACGTCGACCCGGACAGCGAGCTGGCCCAGGAGGAGATCTTCGGGCCGGTGCTGTCGATCATCCCGTTCGACGACGACGACCACGCCGTCCGGATCGCCAACAACTCCCGGTACGGCCTCGCCGGCGGCGTCTGGGGCTCGCCCGACCGCGCGCTCGCGGTGGCCCGCCGGATGCGCACCGGAGCGGTCGACCTGAACGGGGCCGCGTTCAACCCGGTGGCGCCGTTCGGCGGCTACAAGCAGTCCGGCTTCGGCCGTGAGCTCGGCGTGCACGGCCTCTCCGAATTCCAGCAGACGAAGGCGATCCAGCGATGA
- a CDS encoding alcohol dehydrogenase catalytic domain-containing protein, with product MTAYVRALVVREPAAAPAVEEIRLPEVGPGQVRVRIRAAGVCHSDLSMVNGTLSPPYPLVLGHEAAGEVVEAGAGVTRVAAGTHVALNWSPPCRECWFCTHGEPWLCATANVAALENGATLGGAPVHVTLGLGAFAEEVVVPERALIAVPGELAWESAALLGCAVLTGTGAVRNTAKVAEGDSVVVIGLGGVGLSVVTAARAAGAATVVAVDVSEGKKALAEAAGATDFVVSGETLSKDIRSRTGGRGADHAFECVGRAATIRAAWRATRRGGQVTVVGMGRADDMVQLSALDIFSSARTLRASVYGSADPDAEVPALAADVLSGALRLDHLVTDRIGLADVPAAFDRMARGEGARSVVTL from the coding sequence ATGACGGCGTACGTCCGCGCCCTGGTGGTGCGCGAGCCCGCGGCGGCCCCCGCGGTCGAGGAGATCCGGCTGCCCGAGGTCGGCCCCGGCCAGGTACGGGTGCGCATCCGCGCCGCCGGTGTCTGCCACTCCGACCTGTCGATGGTCAACGGCACGCTGAGCCCGCCGTACCCGCTGGTGCTCGGGCACGAGGCCGCCGGCGAGGTGGTCGAGGCCGGCGCGGGCGTCACCCGGGTCGCCGCCGGTACGCACGTCGCGCTCAACTGGTCGCCGCCGTGCCGCGAGTGCTGGTTCTGTACGCACGGCGAGCCGTGGCTCTGCGCGACGGCGAACGTGGCGGCGCTGGAGAACGGCGCCACCCTCGGCGGCGCGCCGGTGCACGTGACGCTGGGGCTGGGCGCGTTCGCCGAGGAGGTCGTGGTGCCGGAGCGCGCGCTCATCGCCGTACCCGGGGAATTGGCGTGGGAAAGTGCGGCGCTGCTGGGCTGCGCGGTGCTGACCGGCACGGGCGCGGTCCGCAACACCGCCAAGGTGGCCGAGGGTGACTCGGTGGTCGTGATCGGGCTGGGTGGCGTCGGGTTGTCCGTGGTGACGGCGGCCCGGGCCGCGGGCGCGGCGACGGTCGTCGCGGTGGACGTCTCGGAGGGCAAGAAGGCGCTGGCCGAGGCGGCCGGGGCGACCGATTTCGTGGTGTCCGGCGAGACCCTGTCCAAGGACATCCGCTCCCGGACCGGGGGGCGGGGCGCGGACCACGCCTTCGAGTGCGTGGGCCGGGCGGCGACGATCCGGGCGGCGTGGCGGGCGACCCGCCGCGGCGGCCAGGTCACCGTGGTGGGCATGGGCCGCGCCGACGACATGGTGCAGCTGAGCGCGCTCGACATCTTCTCGTCGGCGCGGACGCTGCGGGCCTCGGTGTACGGCTCGGCCGACCCGGACGCCGAGGTGCCGGCGCTCGCCGCGGACGTGCTGTCCGGTGCGCTGCGACTGGATCATCTGGTGACCGACCGGATCGGGCTGGCGGACGTGCCGGCCGCCTTCGACCGGATGGCCCGCGGCGAGGGCGCCCGATCGGTCGTCACTCTCTGA
- a CDS encoding DUF1059 domain-containing protein has translation MTVTIRCADFGNNCPAQFTASDDDELMQHVELHTKTAHQPMEWTPELAEVAKTHVQQV, from the coding sequence ATGACCGTGACGATCCGTTGTGCCGACTTCGGCAACAACTGTCCCGCCCAGTTCACCGCTTCCGACGACGACGAGCTCATGCAGCACGTCGAGCTGCACACCAAGACGGCTCACCAGCCGATGGAGTGGACGCCGGAGCTCGCCGAGGTGGCGAAGACGCACGTGCAGCAGGTGTGA